One segment of Bacillus alkalisoli DNA contains the following:
- a CDS encoding aspartyl-phosphate phosphatase Spo0E family protein, whose translation MPHTLCQLKDAIEKKRTEMINLSASHHLQSQEVIEASTTLDTLINQYINLKHKRKSATY comes from the coding sequence ATGCCACATACATTATGCCAATTAAAAGATGCAATAGAAAAAAAACGTACCGAGATGATAAACTTATCAGCCAGTCACCACTTACAATCACAAGAAGTTATCGAAGCAAGCACAACACTCGATACACTTATTAACCAATACATAAACTTAAAACATAAACGAAAATCAGCAACGTATTAA